A stretch of the Medicago truncatula cultivar Jemalong A17 chromosome 5, MtrunA17r5.0-ANR, whole genome shotgun sequence genome encodes the following:
- the LOC11408665 gene encoding UDP-glycosyltransferase 87A1: protein MNISDSGNAVCHVVAMPFPGRGHINPMLSFCKILTSQKPNNLLITFVLTEEWLTFIGADPKPESIRFATIPNVIPPEREKAGDFPGFYEAVMTKMEAPFEKLLDQLELPVDVIVGDVELRWPVNVGNRRNVPVAAFWTMSASFYSMLHHLDVFSRKHHLTVDKLDEQAENIPGISSFHIEDVQTVLCKNDHQVLQLALGCISKVPKANYLLLTTVQELEAETIDSLKSIFPFPIYPIGPSIPYLDIEEKNPANTDHSQDYIKWLDSQPSESVLYISLGSFLSVSNAQMDEIVEALNNSGIRYLYVARGETSRLKDKCGDKGMVIPWCDQLKVLSHSSIGGFWSHCGWNSTLETVFAGVPILTFPLFLDQVPNSTQIVDEWKNGWKVEIQSKLESDVILAKEDIEELVKRFMDLENQEGKKIRDRARELKVMFRKAIGKGGSSDRNLDAFISDISS, encoded by the exons ATGAATATCTCCGACTCCGGCAACGCCGTATGTCACGTTGTGGCGATGCCATTTCCAGGAAGAGGACACATCAACCCTATGCTAAGCTTCTGCAAAATCCTAACCTCTCAAAAACCCAACAACCTTCTCATCACTTTCGTACTCACAGAAGAGTGGCTCACCTTCATCGGCGCCGATCCAAAGCCAGAATCCATCCGCTTTGCCACCATTCCCAACGTTATCCCGCCGGAGCGGGAGAAAGCCGGCGATTTTCCTGGTTTCTATGAAGCTGTCATGACAAAGATGGAAGCACCGTTTGAGAAGCTTCTTGATCAGCTTGAGTTGCCGGTGGATGTGATTGTTGGTGATGTTGAACTAAGATGGCCAGTTAATGTTGGTAATCGGAGGAATGTTCCGGTGGCGGCGTTTTGGACTATGTCTGCGTCGTTTTACTCTATGTTGCATCATCTTGATGTGTTTTCACGAAAACATCACCTAACTGTTGATAAACTGG ATGAACAAGCAGAGAACATCCCAGgaatttcttcatttcatatagaAGACGTTCAAACCGTACTTTGCAAAAACGATCATCAAGTTTTGCAGCTTGCATTGGGATGCATTTCCAAGGTGCCAAAAGCGAATTATCTTCTTCTCACCACAGTCCAAGAGTTAGAAGCTGAAACCATTGATTCCCTGAAATCTATATTCCCCTTTCCAATCTATCCTATTGGCCCTTCAATACCTTATTTAGATATCGAAGAAAAAAATCCAGCCAACACCGATCATAGCCAGGACTATATAAAATGGCTAGATTCACAACCATCTGAATCTGTACTATACATTTCATTAGGTAGTTTCCTTTCAGTGTCTAATGCACAAATGGACGAAATCGTTGAAGCACTAAACAATAGCGGAATACGATACCTTTACGTGGCTCGCGGGGAAACGTCGCGATTAAAAGACAAGTGTGGAGATAAAGGCATGGTGATACCATGGTGTGATCAACTTAAAGTGTTGTCTCATTCTTCTATAGGTGGATTTTGGAGCCATTGTGGATGGAATTCAACTTTGGAAACTGTTTTTGCTGGTGTACCAATTTTGACATTCCCTCTTTTCTTGGATCAAGTTCCTAATAGTACTCAAATTGTTGATGAATGGAAAAATGGGTGGAAGGTAGAGATACAATCAAAGTTGGAGAGTGATGTGATTCTTGCAAAAGAAGATATAGAAGAGTTGGTTAAGAGGTTTATGGATCTTGAAAACCAAGAGGGGAAGAAAATTAGAGATAGAGCGAGAGAACTGAAGGTTATGTTTCGTAAAGCGATTGGTAAAGGCGGATCTTCAGATAGGAACCTCGACGCATTTATCAGTGACATTTCATCTTGA
- the LOC11412842 gene encoding UDP-glycosyltransferase 87A1, protein MNFSGEDVCHIVAMPFPGRGHINPMLSLSKFLISRKPNNILITFVVTEEWLGFIGSDPKPKSVRYATIPNVVPPEREKTIDSFPQFYEAAITKMEAPFEQLLDQLELPVNVIVGDVELRWPVDVGNRRNIPVASLWTMSASFYSMLHHLEVFSRHQHLTHDKLENIPEISSVHMEDLRTVVRRNDQPTMQLALECISEVNKANYLLLTTVQELEAETIDTLKSIFPFPIYPIGPAVPYLELEEKISTNSNHSHDYIKWLDSQPAESVLYISFGSFNSASSAQTDEIIEALKNSEIRYLYVACGETSRLKDKCGGKGMVIPWCDQLKVLSHASIGGFWSHCGWNSTLEAVFSGVPILTFPLAYDQFPNSTQIVDEWKNGWKVEKSSKLESDVFFAKEDMEELVKRFMDLESQEGKKIRDRARELRIMCGKAICKGGSSDRNLDAFISDISS, encoded by the exons ATGAATTTCTCCGGCGAAGACGTGTGCCACATTGTGGCGATGCCATTTCCAGGAAGAGGACACATCAACCCCATGCTAAGCTTAAGCAAATTCCTAATCTCACGAAAACCCAACAACATTCTTATTACCTTTGTAGTCACTGAAGAATGGCTCGGCTTTATCGGCAGTGATCCAAAGCCGAAATCCGTCCGCTATGCCACCATTCCTAACGTGGTTCCACCGGAGCGTGAGAAAACAATTGATAGTTTTCCTCAGTTTTATGAAGCTGCCATAACAAAGATGGAAGCGCCGTTTGAGCAGCTTCTTGATCAGCTTGAGTTGCCGGTGAATGTGATCGTTGGTGATGTTGAGCTGCGGTGGCCTGTTGATGTTGGTAATCGGAGGAATATCCCGGTGGCGTCTCTTTGGACCATGTCGGCGTCATTTTACTCCATGTTGCATCATCTTGAGGTCTTTTCACGACACCAGCACTTAACTCATGATAAGCTGG AGAACATCCCAGAAATTTCGTCTGTTCATATGGAAGACCTTCGAACTGTTGTACGCAGAAACGATCAGCCAACAATGCAGCTTGCACTGGAATGCATTTCCGAGGTTAACAAAGCAAATTACCTTCTTCTCACAACAGTGCAAGAATTAGAAGCTGAAACAATTGATACCCTTAAATCTATATTCCCCTTTCCAATCTATCCTATTGGTCCTGCAGTACCTTATTtagaacttgaagaaaaaatatcGACGAACTCTAATCATAGCCACGACTATATAAAATGGCTAGATTCTCAACCAGCTGAATCCGTATTATACATTTCTTTTGGCAGTTTCAATTCCGCATCTAGTGCCCAAACGGACGAAATCATTGAAGCactgaaaaatagtgaaattcGATACCTTTATGTGGCCTGCGGGGAAACGTCAAGGTTGAAAGACAAGTGTGGAGGTAAGGGAATGGTGATACCTTGGTGTGATCAACTCAAGGTGTTGTCTCATGCTTCTATAGGTGGATTTTGGAGCCATTGTGGATGGAATTCAACTTTGGAAGCTGTTTTTTCTGGTGTACCAATTTTGACATTCCCTCTTGCTTATGATCAATTTCCTAATAGCACTCAAATTGTTGATGAATGGAAAAATGGGTGGAAGGTAGAGAAATCATCGAAGTTGGAGAGTGATGTGTTTTTCGCAAAAGAAGATATGGAAGAGCTTGTGAAGAGGTTTATGGATCTTGAAAGCcaagagggaaagaaaattaGAGATAGAGCAAGAGAACTTAGGATTATGTGTGGTAAGGCTATTTGTAAAGGTGGATCCTCAGATAGGAACCTCGACGCATTTATCAGTGACATTTCTTCTTGA
- the LOC11416954 gene encoding UDP-glycosyltransferase 87A1: MNFSGDDMCHVMAMPFPGRGHINPMLSLCKFLISRKPNNILITFVVTEEWLGFIGNDPKPESIRFATIPNVAPPEQEKTIDNFHLFYEAAMTKMEAPFEQLLDQLELPVNVIVGDVELRWPVDVGNRRNIPVASLWTMSASFYSMLHHLEVFSRHQHLTHDKLENIPGISSLHIEDLRTVVRGDDPQNIQLSLECISKVTKANYLLLTTVQELEAETIDTLKSIFPFPIYPIGPAVPYLDLEEKKTKNTDHSHDYIKWLDSQPSESVLYISFGSFCSTSRAQMDEIIEALNSSEIRYLYVAHRETSRLKDKCGDKGMVIPWCDQLKVLSHSSIGGFWSHCGWNSTLDAVFSGVPILTFPLAHDQHPNSTQIVDEWKNGWKVEKSSKLESDVVFAKEDMEELVKRFMDLESQEGKKIRDRARELKVTCRKAIGKGGSSDRNLNEFISDISS, translated from the exons ATGAATTTCTCCGGCGACGACATGTGCCACGTTATGGCGATGCCATTTCCAGGAAGAGGACACATCAACCCCATGCTAAGCTTATGCAAATTCCTAATCTCACGAAAACCCAACAACATTCTTATCACTTTTGTAGTCACTGAAGAATGGCTTGGCTTTATCGGCAATGATCCAAAGCCGGAATCCATCCGCTTCGCCACCATACCCAACGTGGCTCCACCGGAGCAGGAGAAAACTATAGATAATTTTCATCTGTTTTATGAAGCTGCCATGACGAAGATGGAAGCGCCGTTTGAACAGCTTCTTGATCAACTTGAGTTGCCGGTGAATGTGATTGTTGGTGATGTTGAACTGCGGTGGCCTGTTGACGTTGGTAATCGGAGGAATATTCCGGTGGCATCTCTTTGGACTATGTCCGCATCATTTTACTCCATGTTGCATCATCTTGAGGTCTTTTCACGTCATCAACACTTAACTCATGATAAGCTGG AGAATATCCCTGGAATTTCGTCTCTTCATATAGAAGACCTTCGAACTGTTGTTCGCGGAGACGATCCTCAAAATATACAGCTCTCATTGGAATGCATTTCCAAGGTTACCAAAGCAAATTACCTTCTTCTCACAACAGTGCAAGAGTTAGAAGCTGAAACAATTGATACCCTTAAATCTATATTCCCCTTTCCAATCTATCCTATTGGTCCTGCAGTACCTTATTTAgatcttgaagaaaaaaaaacgaaaaacacTGACCATAGCCACGACTATATAAAATGGCTAGATTCTCAACCATCTGAATCCGTATTATACATTTCTTTTGGCAGTTTCTGTTCCACGTCTAGGGCCCAAATGGACGAAATCATTGAAGCACTTAACAGTAGTGAAATTCGATACCTTTATGTGGCCCACAGGGAAACATCGAGGTTGAAAGACAAGTGTGGAGATAAGGGAATGGTGATACCTTGGTGTGATCAACTCAAGGTGTTGTCTCATTCTTCTATAGGTGGATTTTGGAGTCATTGTGGATGGAATTCAACTTTGGATGCTGTTTTTTCTGGTGTACCAATTTTGACATTCCCTCTTGCCCATGATCAACACCCTAATAGCACTCAAATTGTTGATGAATGGAAAAATGGGTGGAAGGTAGAAAAATCATCGAAGTTGGAGAGTGATGTGGTTTTTGCAAAAGAAGATATGGAAGAGCTTGTTAAGAGGTTTATGGATCTTGAAAGCcaagagggaaagaaaattaGAGATAGAGCAAGAGAACTTAAGGTTACGTGTCGTAAAGCTATTGGTAAAGGTGGATCCTCAGATAGGAACCTCAACGAATTTATCAGTGACATTTCTTCTTGA
- the LOC11416955 gene encoding UDP-glycosyltransferase 87A1 has protein sequence MNFSGDDMCHVVAMPFPGRGHINPMLSLCKFLISRKPNNILITFVVTEEWLTFINADPKPEAIRFTTIPNVVPPEREKTLDSFHRFYEAAMTKMEAPFERLLDQLELPVNVIIGDIELRWPVDVGSRRNIPVAPLWTMSASFYSMLHHLEVFSRHQHLTHDKLENVPGISSLHIEDLRSVVRGNHPRAMQLSLECISKVTKANYLLLTTVQELEAETIDTLKSIFPFPIYPIGPAVPYLDLEGKKTKNTDHTHDYIKWLDSQPTESVLYFSFGSFHSASNAQTDEIIEALNNSDIRYLFVARGETSRLKDKCGDKGMVIPWCDQLKVLSHSSIGGFWSHCGWNSTLDTVFSGVPILTFPLAYDQFPNSTQIVDEWKNGWKVEKSSKLESDVVFAKEDMEELVKRFMDLESQEGKKIRDRARELKIMCRKAIGKGGSSDRNLDAFISDIFS, from the exons ATGAATTTCTCCGGCGACGACATGTGCCACGTTGTGGCGATGCCATTTCCAGGAAGAGGACACATCAACCCCATGCTAAGCTTATGCAAATTCCTAATCTCACGAAAACCCAACAACATTCTTATCACCTTTGTAGTCACTGAAGAATGGCTCACTTTTATTAACGCCGATCCGAAACCAGAAGCCATCCGTTTCACAACCATTCCCAACGTGGTTCCACCGGAGCGCGAGAAAACATTAGATAGTTTTCATCGGTTTTATGAAGCTGCCATGACGAAGATGGAAGCGCCTTTTGAGAGGCTTCTTGATCAGCTTGAGTTGCCGGTGAATGTGATCATTGGTGACATTGAGCTGCGGTGGCCTGTTGATGTTGGTAGTCGGAGGAATATTCCGGTGGCGCCTCTTTGGACCATGTCAGCGTCATTTTACTCCATGTTGCATCATCTTGAGGTCTTTTCACGACACCAACATTTAACTCATGATAAGCTGG AGAACGTCCCAGGAATTTCGTCTCTTCATATAGAAGACCTTCGATCTGTTGTTCGCGGAAACCATCCTCGAGCAATGCAGCTCTCATTGGAATGCATTTCCAAAGTTACCAAAGCAAATTACCTTCTTCTCACCACAGTGCAAGAGTTAGAAGCTGAAACAATTGATACCCTTAAATCTATATTCCCCTTTCCAATCTATCCTATTGGTCCTGCAGTACCTTATTTAGAccttgaaggaaaaaaaacgaaaaacacCGACCATACCCACGACTATATAAAATGGCTAGATTCTCAACCAACTGAATCTGTATTATACTTTTCTTTTGGCAGTTTCCACTCCGCGTCTAATGCCCAAACGGACGAAATCATTGAAGCACTGAACAATAGTGATATTCGATACCTTTTTGTGGCTCGCGGGGAAACATCGCGGTTGAAAGATAAGTGTGGAGATAAGGGAATGGTGATACCTTGGTGTGATCAACTCAAGGTGTTGTCTCATTCTTCTATAGGTGGATTTTGGAGTCATTGTGGATGGAATTCAACTTTGGATACTGTTTTTTCTGGTGTACCAATTTTGACATTCCCTCTTGCTTATGATCAATTTCCTAATAGCACTCAAATTGTTGATGAATGGAAAAATGGGTGGAAGGTAGAGAAATCATCGAAGTTGGAGAGTGATGTGGTTTTTGCAAAAGAAGATATGGAAGAGCTTGTTAAGAGGTTTATGGATCTTGAAAGCcaagagggaaagaaaattaGAGATAGAGCAAGAGAACTTAAGATCATGTGTCGTAAAGCTATTGGTAAAGGCGGATCCTCAGATAGGAACCTGGACGCATTTATCAGTGACATTTTTTCTTGA
- the LOC11416691 gene encoding UDP-glycosyltransferase 87A2 has product MESPPTFFNHILAMPSPARGHINPMMNLCKLLISKNNNILVTFIVTEEWLTFISSEPKPDNISFRSIPNVVPSELIRENGDERISYIPGISSTRLADFPLKDDSSRSKRMMQMTMKGFQWIHKAQYLLFTSIYELESQAIDTLKSKLPLPIYTIGPTIPYFINLTNNPKPNTTNSYIEWLDSQPTGSVLYIAQGSFFSASSEQIDEIANALCESNVRFLWVARGEATRLKEICGHMGLILEWCNQLRVLSHSSIGGFWSHCGWNSTKDGVIYGVPLLTFPINLDQPFNSKMMLRVKEDVKGDILVKKCEIVKLV; this is encoded by the exons ATGGAATCACCACCAACTTTCTTCAACCACATACTAGCCATGCCTTCCCCTGCAAGAGGCCACATCAACCCAATGATGAACCTATGCAAGCTCCTTATCTCCAAGAACAACAACATCCTTGTTACATTTATTGTCACCGAAGAATGGTTAACCTTCATCTCCTCCGAACCAAAACCCGACAACATCAGCTTCCGTTCGATCCCCAACGTTGTTCCATCCGAACTCATTCGTG AAAATGGTGATGAACGTATAAGTTATATTCCTGGAATTTCCTCAACGCGCCTAGCCGATTTCCCTCTAAAAGATGATAGCAGCCGAAGCAAGCGAATGATGCAAATGACTATGAAAGGTTTTCAATGGATTCACAAAGCACAATATCTTCTATTCACTTCAATTTATGAGCTTGAATCTCAAGCCATTGATACCTTAAAATCAAAACTCCCCTTGCCAATCTACACTATTGGTCCTACAATACCATACTTTATTAATCTTACAAACAATCCCAAACCAAACACTACAAATAGCTACATTGAGTGGCTAGATTCACAACCCACTGGTTCTGTTCTTTACATAGCACAAGGTAGTTTTTTCTCAGCTTCAAGTGAACAAATTGATGAGATTGCAAATGCTTTGTGTGAAAGCAATGTTAGATTTTTATGGGTAGCTCGTGGAGAAGCAACAAGGTTGAAAGAAATTTGTGGGCACATGGGATTGATTTTGGAATGGTGTAACCAATTGAGAGTGTTGTCACATTCTTCTATTGGTGGATTTTGGTCACATTGTGGTTGGAATTCCACAAAGGATGGAGTTATTTATGGGGTACCTCTTTTGACTTTTCCAATAAATTTGGACCAACCATTTAATAGTAAGATGATGTTAAGAGTGAAGGAAGATGTTAAGGGAGATATTTTGGTGAAGAAATGTGAAATTGTAAAGTTA gtttaa
- the LOC11415708 gene encoding UDP-glycosyltransferase 87A1, with translation MEPPNPPPPPPTTTSTTHIVAVPYPGRGHINPMMNLCKLLISNNPNIVVTFVVTEEWLTIINSDSPKPNNKNIKFATIPNVIPSEEGRGKDFLNFLEAVVTKMEDPFEKLLDSLETAPNVIIHDSYLFWVIRVANKRNVPVASFWPMSASFFLVLKHYRRLEEHGHYPVNASEVGDKRVDYIPGNSSIRLQDFPLHDASLRSRRLLELALNNMPWMKKAQYLLFPSIYEIEPQAIDVLREEFSIPIYTIGPTIPYFSHNQIASLSTNQDVELDYINWLDNQPIGSVLYVSQGSFLTVSSEQIDEIANGLCESGVRFLWIMRGESSKWKDICGEKGFVLPWCDQLRVLMHSAIGGFWSHCGWNSTREGLFCGVPFLTSPIMMDQPLNSKYIVEDWKVGWRVEKKVKDDVLIRRDEIARLVRRFMDLGDDEVKEMRKRARELQQICQSAIASGGSSENNMKAFLGNILHGSKQ, from the exons ATGGAACCTCCAAAtccacctccacctccaccaACCACCACCAGCACCACCCACATAGTAGCCGTACCATACCCAGGTCGAGGCCACATCAACCCAATGATGAACCTATGCAAACTCCTCATCTCCAACAACCCCAACATCGTTGTTACCTTTGTTGTCACAGAAGAATGGCTCACCATCATCAACTCCGACTCACCAAaaccaaacaacaaaaacatcaaatttgCCACCATTCCAAACGTAATTCCCTCCGAAGAAGGTCGAGGAAAagattttcttaattttctcGAAGCTGTTGTGACCAAAATGGAAGACCCGTTTGAGAAACTACTTGATTCACTTGAGACAGCACCGAATGTGATTATACATGATAGTTATTTGTTTTGGGTTATAAGAGTTGCCAATAAGAGAAATGTTCCTGTTGCGTCGTTTTGGCCTATGTCGGCGTCGTTTTTTCTTGTTCTTAAACATTATCGTCGTTTGGAGGAACATGGTCATTACCCGGTAAATGCTTCAG AAGTTGGTGACAAACGTGTGGATTACATTCCGGGGAACTCATCAATTCGTCTCCAAGATTTTCCACTTCATGATGCAAGCTTACGCAGCCGTAGATTGTTAGAGTTAGCTTTGAATAACATGCCATGGATGAAGAAAGCACAATATCTATTATTCCCTTCCATATATGAAATTGAGCCTCAAGCAATTGATGTTTTAAGAGAAGAATTTTCTATACCAATTTACACAATTGGACCTACCATACCTTATTTTAGTCACAACCAAATTGCCTCTCTAAGCACCAATCAAGATGTTGAACTTGATTATATAAATTGGCTAGATAATCAACCCATTGGTTCTGTTCTATATGTCTCACAAGGGAGTTTTCTTACAGTTTCAAGCGAACAGATCGATGAAATTGCGAATGGTTTGTGCGAAAGTGGTGTTAGATTCTTGTGGATAATGCGAGGAGAAAGTTCTAAGTGGAAAGATATTTGTGGGGAAAAAGGGTTTGTTTTGCCATGGTGTGACCAATTGAGAGTGTTGATGCATAGTGCTATAGGTGGTTTTTGGTCACATTGTGGGTGGAATTCAACTAGAGAAGGTTTGTTTTGTGGTGTGCCTTTTCTTACATCTCCAATAATGATGGATCAACCTTTGAATAGTAAGTATATAGTTGAGGATTGGAAGGTTGGGTGGAGAGTGGAAAAGAAGGTTAAAGATGATGTTTTGATAAGAAGAGATGAAATTGCTAGGCTTGTTAGAAGATTTATGGATTTGGGTGATGATGAAGTGAAGGAAATGAGGAAAAGAGCAAGAGAGCTTCAACAAATATGCCAAAGTGCTATTGCAAGTGGAGGGTCATCCGAAAATAATATGAAAGCCTTTCTTGGTAATATATTACATGGATCCAAACAATAG